From one Montipora capricornis isolate CH-2021 chromosome 10, ASM3666992v2, whole genome shotgun sequence genomic stretch:
- the LOC138018395 gene encoding activating signal cointegrator 1-like — protein MNSKMAAALTEVKAWCLQELLKITDDEDQVTENILSMNTASDLQSYLQSVLQPERSEHRDILVEFTKVVETCGLDISYSQKCSGEFVAASYPPLLKSENKGMMNSGKELKKKTARFVPLYGDEGEARSSVRLPGRHPCECLGQKHQLINNCTECGRIVCMQEGSGPCYFCGALVCTREEREILSRNSKKSQKLYEKLVTQSIEAVSESEATLSVADKSLQEAIAHKNKLIEFDKSGVRRTKVIDDECDYFASDSNRWLSKKEKDALRKKEEELREKRHGSRRQMKVTLDFAGRRVIDENQPCDYGSEADVAVASGIYSSDINSEFIVVSIPKYQNVTSLKFVHPGIKFSKPASHERSAEKNREVMRIQDKEFQEMSDNGSCLSMHQPWASLLVMGIKRVEGRTWYTAHRGRIWIASTAKEPVENDIKAVEGMYRALYGDKAIAFPKHYPASCLLGCVDIVDCLAQEDYRNEFPEGESESPFVFMCENPQQLAVKFPVKGQHKIWKLDQAIHKAAKGGLRKAA, from the coding sequence ATGAATTCAAAGATGGCGGCGGCACTCACTGAAGTAAAAGCATGGTGTCTTCAAGAATTGCTAAAGATAACAGATGATGAAGATCAAGTGACGGAAAATATACTGTCGATGAATACTGCAAGCGACTTACAATCATATTTGCAAAGTGTTCTTCAGCCCGAAAGAAGTGAACATCGAGACATCTTGGTGGAATTTACCAAAGTCGTGGAAACCTGTGGACTCGATATTTCGTACTCTCAGAAATGTTCGGGTGAATTTGTGGCTGCAAGCTATCCACCACTCTTGAAAAGCGAAAACAAAGGGATGATGAACTCAGGAAAAGAGCTAAAGAAGAAAACCGCGCGATTTGTACCTCTGTATGGAGATGAAGGTGAAGCTAGAAGCTCTGTGCGCTTACCTGGAAGACATCCTTGTGAATGTCTCGGTCAAAAGCACCAGCTTATCAACAACTGCACAGAATGTGGGCGCATTGTTTGCATGCAAGAAGGTTCTGGACCCTGTTACTTTTGTGGGGCTTTAGTTTGCACCAGAGAGGAGCGTGAAATATTGTCGAGAAATTCCAAAAAGAGTCAGAAACTGTATGAAAAACTTGTGACGCAATCAATAGAAGCAGTTTCAGAGAGCGAGGCAACACTTTCAGTGGCAGATAAAAGCCTGCAAGAGGCCATTGCACATAAGAACAAACTTATTGAGTTTGATAAGAGTGGTGTTCGTCGTACCAAGGTAATCGATGACGAATGTGATTACTTTGCGAGTGACTCCAACAGGTGGCtgtcaaaaaaggaaaaagatgcactgagaaagaaagaagaggaaCTAAGAGAGAAACGCCATGGCTCACGGAGGCAGATGAAAGTAACACTTGACTTTGCAGGCCGAAGAGTCATTGATGAAAACCAACCTTGTGATTATGGCTCTGAGGCAGATGTTGCTGTAGCTTCTGGTATTTACAGCTCAGATATTAATTCTGAATTCATAGTAGTGTCGATTCCTAAGTATCAAAATGTTACCTCCTTAAAATTTGTTCATCCAGGAATCAAATTTAGCAAGCCAGCTTctcatgaaagatcagctgAGAAGAACAGAGAGGTAATGCGTATTCAAGACAAGGAATTCCAGGAAATGTCTGACAATGGCTCATGCTTAAGTATGCATCAGCCATGGGCCTCGTTACTTGTGATGGGAATCAAAAGAGTGGAAGGCCGCACATGGTACACAGCACACCGTGGGCGTATTTGGATTGCATCTACTGCAAAAGAACCAGTGGAAAATGATATCAAAGCAGTTGAAGGGATGTACAGGGCTTTGTATGGTGACAAAGCCATTGCATTTCCAAAACACTACCCCGCATCATGTTTGTTGGGATGTGTTGACATTGTGGATTGCCTTGCCCAGGAAGATTATAGAAATGAGTTCCCTGAAGGGGAATCAGAGTCTCCCTTTGTTTTTATGTGTGAGAATCCGCAGCAGTTAGCAGTAAAGTTTCCTGTGAAAGGACAGCATAAGATTTGGAAACTTGATCAAGCTATCCATAAGGCTGCCAAAGGAGGGCTTAGGAAAGCTGCTTAA